A window of Hippoglossus stenolepis isolate QCI-W04-F060 chromosome 16, HSTE1.2, whole genome shotgun sequence contains these coding sequences:
- the LOC118123468 gene encoding hemicentin-1, with amino-acid sequence MSEATSLVPFFVGFILTATGVQATCPIELSPPRVVVRYGDPVSVNCSTSVSQNDGMGWEAKQGGTGLKMGNHLTWTVEKLTEWTTSPVCFINLRNMKVRQCLRKLEIVIYTFPENISINSSSDSDGVMRENEQYNLTCHIHQVAPVKYLIVTWYKGDRPGSKFIFYNSTEKPVDKLSVFTFTPTRRDNGVTFRCEATMDLGPEGPQLNVSSQEINISVHYGPDVQCSVIDILEGETLESKCPVEGNPTPSVRWMKDGKLINQSIPLTRQNAGLYIVEAQGASNLTQKIQVLVIYGPQLSPQCQGSYTALEYTPLNRTCTAEGYPKPEITWYKDGGEVELIGNLTRRDAGLYEITASNNLSSVNVTLEINVIYPPSLIVELEDSEVEIGSAVSLKCSSTGNPRPTYIWNYFRAANVMEENEDGVSLLVIHNATAYNTGSYTCYASNKGGNVSKTARLTVKDATPECPIEITPHRMVIPYRGPTQTAACKPTSDDGNVKGIYWEVHGIKIHNEKWSPDTREDWDPRPVCNATFKGLGTCRKAVHFTLYKTPDSVSIRLVRNRTSVVEGSELQLQCDIISVAPAQNLTVRWYQGNDTLQPLIRGPMRVAGCRPEDGTKCDISVVRSPVNLSSTISITVNRKHNGAEFRCEAQMDLGPEGPQPPPNMTSEPLNITVDYKPAINTTKLPKKIPVFRGYPEDLVCEADGHPRPNIQWIYSPYKVPHLSKDTLTVSEAGLYNCTATNEIDSTFYVVEVILKEDYLPLIAGFVAVTVVAISIVFVFIYSIYYKNTRMRRYSLKNPRLSTHNGNVAHNGWDMQFPMTKLSYLICAWPFAVPQRTLVSAHCQVVLSSKSVVVGFGHSFSVNCSSLSNQTAEMGWESRQDPRELTPGVTFLTLEVSSVKLWKLSPQCYVNLNDKTQCAERLPVTVYKMPDSVSMPQPSQPASMVEGEKRVVKCDVTNVAPVRNLSVLFHKGNKIVSTYTFNDSSLEPVNVSSVYDLIAHRDDNGSQIWCEAKLNFLTTGLQDTSMRSESQKVIVLYPPTFDEPENETLEVPAADKIILNCNAIGNPALVYSWHSPPPVQQTDMNPYKNQLILTRPLQFPGTYNCTASNLQGTTTKYFTLVEAPRNRSTFAAIVGGLVFLGLVLIVAGVYVVKPDGTFSLNKGSYQPTSSGIVRMYILINLTLVLLYYMFKPLLLTQMLWCLWIYTFAAIMFMRSLHTHDRAVCFSRGRCHLLNFPLFPFAPHPQSQLGRPGPFCFEHSSLQSCQAQFKFSFSAHPFFNRRLSAENIMGSYFVRWILTLCMFCSVVTLLMCVSVSGEGCSLILKPSRVVVGFGEPVTVSCEAARPVRVLGWESAISASHTQQDLSIQWKVDSLIDWIEEPICYGVFFTAPRQCEEKLNLVLYKTPDRVSIRPVNHTGPMVEGKEYQLLCEVQNVAPVQYLTLRWYRGQSEVYNHTYSDLTSSSPVQVSSILVVTPTRAENGAQYRCVAELELGPEGPQPPPTVASEPLNASVYFPPTFLSPEPEVLELTLGVEISLNCTATGNPTPVYSWQSSHPTQERMEDEAVLTFSSLVPGTYICTASNALDKKSKQFIVKAKTKGV; translated from the exons ATGAGTGAAGCAACATCACTTGTTCCATTTTTCGTGGGGTTCATTCTCACTGCGACAG GTGTGCAAGCCACTTGTCCCATTGAGCTGAGCCCCCCCAGAGTTGTGGTGAGATATGGAGACCCGGTCTCAGTGAACTGCAGCACATCAGTGAGCCAGAACGACGGAATGGGATGGGAGGCAAAACAAGGAGGCACTGGTCTAAAGATGGGTAACCATTTGACCTGGACTGTGGAGAAGCTGACGGAATGGACCACCTCTCCCGTCTGCTTCATAAACCTTCGAAATATGAAAGTTCGTCAGTGCTTGAGGAAGCTAGAAATTGTTATTTACA CGTTCCCAGAAAACATCTCAATCAACTCCAGCAGCGACTCCGATGGTGTGATGAGAGAAAACGAGCAATATAACCTCACATGTCACATCCACCAGGTGGCACCTGTGAAATATCTCATTGTCACATGGTACAAAGGAGATAGGCCAGGAAGCAAGTTCATTTTTTACAATTCAACTGAGAAACCAGTTGATAAGCTATCTGTCTTCACATTTACACCGACTAGACGGGACAATGGAGTCACATTCAGATGCGAGGCAACTATGGACCTCGGGCCAGAGGGGCCACAACTGAATGTATCATCACAAGAGATTAATATTTCAGTTCACT ATGGACCAGACGTACAATGTTCTGTCATTGACATACTGGAAGGGGAAACTTTGGAGAGTAAGTGTCCTGTGGAAGGAAACCCCACCCCCTCGGTCAGATGGATGAAAGATGGCAAGCTGATAAACCAGAGCATCCCTCTGACCAGGCAGAACGCAGGGCTGTACATTGTTGAGGCCCAAGGTGCTTCCAACCTCACACAAAAAATCCAGGTTCTGGTGATAT ATGGACCACAGCTGAGCCCACAGTGTCAAGGCTCTTACACTGCACTGGAGTACACTCCTCTCAACCGGACCTGCACGGCTGAGGGCTATCCTAAACCTGAGATAACATGGTACAAAGATGGTGGGGAGGTGGAACTTATAGGGAACCTAACAAGACGTGACGCAGGGCTGTACGAGATCACAGCTTCAAACAATCTGTCAAGTGTCAACGTGACATTGGAGATTAATGTCATAT ACCCTCCCTCACTCATAGTTGAGCTCGAAGACTCTGAAGTTGAGATTGGTTCTGCTGTGTCCCTGAAATGCTCCTCCACGGGAAACCCACGGCCAACATATATCTGGAATTATTTTCGTGCCGCCAATGTGATGGAGGAAAATGAAGACGGAGTGTCCCTTCTGGTCATCCACAATGCCACTGCCTACAACACGGGCTCCTACACGTGTTACGCCTCCAATAAGGGAGGAAATGTCTCTAAAACAGCCAGACTCACTGTGAAAG ATGCCACACCAGAATGCCCTATCGAAATTACTCCGCACAGGATGGTGATACCATACCGGGGACCAACCCAGACCGCAGCGTGCAAACCGACATCCGACGACGGAAATGTCAAAGGGATATACTGGGAAGTGCACGGGATTAAGATTCACAATGAAAAATGGAGCCCTGACACCCGTGAAGACTGGGACCCGAGGCCTGTTTGTAACGCTACCTTTAAAGGACTAGGAACATGCCGCAAAGCTGTACACTTCACTCTCTACA AAACCCCAGACAGCGTCTCCATCCGCCTTGTCCGTAACAGGACCTCAGTGGTGGAGGGCAGTGAGCTCCAGCTGCAGTGTGACATTATCAGTGTGGCTCCTGCACAGAACCTTACTGTGCGGTGGTATCAAGGAAATGACACCCTCCAACCACTTATCAGAG GCCCAATGCGGGTGGCTGGCTGTCGGCCTGAGGACGGAACAAAGTGTGACATCAGTGTGGTCAGATCTCCGGTAAATCTGTCGTCCACCATCAGCATCACTGTGAACAGAAAGCACAACGGAGCCGAGTTCAGATGTGAGGCTCAGATGGACCTGGGACCCGAGGGACCACAGCCTCCTCCAAACATGACGTCCGAGCCTCTCAACATCACCGTCGACT ATAAGCCTGCCATCAATACCACAAAGCTTCCAAAGAAGATCCCAGTGTTCAGAGGTTACCCTGAGGATCTGGTCTGTGAAGCTGATGGTCACCCACGTCCAAACATCCAGTGGATCTACAGCCCATACAAAGTGCCCCATTTGTCCAAAGACACGCTCACTGTGTCTGAAGCAGGCCTCTACAACTGTACCGCCACCAATGAAATTGATTCCACCTTCTATGTGGTCGAAGTGATTTTAAAGG AGGACTACCTGCCCCTCATAGCTGGATTTGTGGCGGTCACCGTCGTTGCAATCTCCATTGTCTTCGTCTTCATCTACTCGATCTACTACAAGAACACCAGGATGCGTCGCTACAGCCTTAAAAACCCCAGACTCAGCACCCACAACGGTAACGTCGCTCACAACGGCTGGGACATGCAGTTTCCTATGACTAAACTGTCTTA CCTCATCTGTGCCTGGCCCTTTGCTGTGCCACAAC GAACGCTTGTGAGTGCCCACTGTCAAGTTGTGCTCAGCTCCAAAAGCGTTGTGGTGGGATTTGGACACTCGTTCTCTGTCAACTGCAGCTCACTATCCAACCAGACAGCTGAGATGGGCTGGGAGTCTCGACAAGATCCCAGAGAATTAACACCAGGGGTCACCTTTCTTACCTTAGAGGTCTCGTCTGTTAAACTATGGAAACTGTCTCCGCAGTGCTACGTCAATCTCAATGATAAGACTCAGTGCGCAGAACGCCTGCCGGTCACCGTTTACA aaaTGCCAGACAGTGTGTCCATGCCACAGCCAAGTCAACCGGCTAGTATGGTGGAGGGCGAAAAGCGTGTCGTGAAGTGTGATGTTACCAATGTTGCACCAGTCAGAAACCTCTCTGTACTTTTTCACAAAGGAAATAAGATAGTCTCCACTTATACATTTAATGATTCCAGCCTGGAGCCCGTCAATGTATCATCAGTTTATGATCTGATCGCCCATAGAGATGATAATGGGTCTCAGATCTGGTGTGAAGCCAAACTTAACTTCTTGACAACAGGACTACAAGATACCTCAATGCGTTCAGAGTCACAAAAAGTGATCGTACTGT ACCCACCAACCTTCGACGAGCCGGAAAATGAGACGCTGGAAGTTCCAGCTGCtgataaaataattttaaattgcAACGCGATAGGAAACCCAGCGCTGGTGTACAGTTGGCATTCCCCACCACCCGTACAACAGACTGACATGAATCCATATAAGAATCAACTCATCTTAACCCGGCCCCTTCAGTTTCCAGGGACCTACAACTGCACAGCATCTAACCTCCAGGGCACCACGACCAAATACTTCACCTTAGTCGAAGCTCCAA GGAATCGATCAACCTTTGCAGCCATAGTTGGAGGGTTGGTGTTCCTGGGACTCGTCCTTATCGTTGCTGGTGTGTATGTTGTCAAACCTGATGGCACATTTTCACTCAACAAAGGCAGCTATCAACCTACCTCATCAGGAATAGTG AGAATGTATATACTTATTAATCTTACTTTGGTGTTATTGTACTATATGTTCAAACCCCTCCTGTTGACACAGATGCTGTGGTGTTTGTGGATCTACACTTTTGCTGCTATAATGTTTATGAGATCACTACATACACATGATCgggctgtgtgtttttctagaGGCCGCTGCCACCTGTTAAATTTCCCTCTTTTCCCTTTTGCCCCCCACCCACAAAGTCAGCTGGGACGACCGGGGCCCTTTTGTTTCGAGCACAGCTCCCTGCAGAGTTGCCAAGCTCAgttcaagttttctttttccgCTCACCCCTTTTTTAATCGACGGCTCAGTGCAGAGAATATCATGGGAAGCTACTTTGTGAGATGGATTCTGACGCTTTGCATGTTTTGCTCAG TGGTGACACTGCTgatgtgtgtctcagtgtcagGTGAAGGCTGCTCCCTCATCCTGAAGCCCTCCAGGGTCGTGGTGGGCTTCGGGGAGCCGGTGACGGTCAGCTGTGAGGCCGCCCGCCCAGTGCGTGTCCTGGGCTGGGAGTCGGCCATCAGCGCCTCACACACCCAGCAGGACCTTTCCATCCAGTGGAAGGTAGACAGTCTCATTGACTGGATAGAGGAGCCCATCTGCTATGGGGTGTTTTTCACAGCTCCCAGACAATGTGAGGAGAAACTCAACCTCGTCCTCTACA AAACCCCGGATCGTGTTTCCATCCGGCCTGTGAACCATACGGGCCCCATGGTGGAGGGAAAGGAGTACCAGCTGCTCTGCGAGGTTCAAAATGTTGCTCCTGTTCAGTATCTGACCCTGAGGTGGTACAGAGGGCAGAGTGAAGTTTATAACCACACCTACTCTGACCTCACATCCTCCTCGCCTGTCCAAGTGTCCTCCATCCTCGTCGTCACGCCGACCAGAGCCGAGAATGGAGCGCAGTACAGGTGTGTGGCAGAGCTGGAGCTCGGACCAGAGGGACCACAACCACCTCCTACTGTGGCCTCCGAGCCTCTCAATGCCTCTGTGTACT TTCCCCCAACATTCCTCAGTCCTGAACCAGAAGTGCTGGAGCTCACATTGGGCGTTGAAATCTCCTTAAACTGCACTGCCACAGGAAATCCCACCCCGGTGTACAGCTGGCAGTCGTCCCATCCTAcgcaggagaggatggaggacgAAGCAGTTCTTACCTTTTCCTCCCTGGTCCCGGGGACCTACATCTGCACCGCCTCCAATGCACTGGACAAGAAGAGCAAGCAGTTCATTGTCAAGGCCAAGACTAAAG GCGTTTGA
- the cmc4 gene encoding cx9C motif-containing protein 4, whose product MPQKDPCQKQACEIQKCLQAHRYVESMCEDVIREMRRCCETQAGNSICCSGFRESQPPEEKRSQA is encoded by the exons atgccGCAGAAAGATCCGTGTCAAAAGCAAGCATGCGAGATTCAAAAGTGTTTACaag cccaCAGGTACGTGGAGAGCATGTGTGAGGACGTGATCCGGGAGATGCGGCGCTGCTGCGAGACTCAGGCCGGAAACTCCATCTGCTGCTCCGGGTTCAGGGAGTCTCAACCCCcggaagagaagaggagtcaGGCATAG